A segment of the Populus alba chromosome 9, ASM523922v2, whole genome shotgun sequence genome:
GTTAACAAGGAAATTCCTCGAACCCAATTGGATTACACAAAGAGTtcagctacgaatttttaccttttgtttcttttgaacTGAATTGAGGGAGACTATAAATAAGGACTCTGTTTTTAGTTGAATTGAGAAATCAATTTCGAcccattaaatgtttttttgcccttttgtttcttccttGTATTTTATAAGTTACAGAGTGAGACGTAAGGATTGGTGgtgaaagaattgaaatttggtAATATTTTCATGTGGAGTTATGTGGACATTGGGACAAAAGTTGCTtgcattgaaaaaagaaaaggatgctgGAATGCACAGTCATTGATTACTCTTCGCGACTTATCGAATTAGTCATTGCCATTTTTATTGTCTATAAATGTAAGCACTTTATTTAAACcgatttcttttatattttgattctgGTTTTAGGTACATTGATTCTTGCAAGAGGCGTGATATCCTACCTAATACAGAAATTCTATCTGGTTTCTTTAAGGTCAGTGTGGGTTAGAGTTGCACCTTACCTGTGTGTTCAACAAaacctgaaataaaataatattaattgatatGTGTTAAATTTGTCATGTTTGATTCAGCACAGTGTTATCTGCGTTAAGTTAGGGATTGGTTTAGTTATTGATGGAAACAAGAAGTTGAACCTGATCATTGTTTTACTGTTCAGGCTGAGGTTAAAAAGTCCTGCAATGAGTTATGCAGTTTGGAGATCATCTTGGACTATCTTGAAGATATTGATGTTCCTCCGCTTCTTGATGTATGTGCAACCATAGAAACCTCCGAGATTGAAGCAGTTGACATACGCAATGGACCATCATGCTCTTTGAATGGAGAATGTGCTTTATCTTTGATGCGTGCTTTCAATCAAAAGCTTCGAGCAGTTGATCTTCAGGATTCACCCTTTGGAAAGGACTTCTTGCGGTATATAGTTatgcttatttttattatttgtgttatggTTTTGATGAGTAAAAACTAGTTCTTTGATAACACACCGAAGGGACACCATCTGTTTGCAATGATCAGGAAAGCCACATcaatataatgaataaaaaaactctaaaatgcCCTCatttaccaaaaaaagaaaaaaagaaaatccctGCATACCAGAAATGCGAAGTCTGTAGCCGCTGAAGGTTTTAAAGCAGCCAGAAGTTGAGAGAAAGGCCTGGATAAGAACAGATCCTTCCTTAATCCCTACCATCACCTCGGAATCTAACCAAATATTCTCTTGTTAGAATAGTCTCGAGTCCTGAATTCTTTCTCTTAAACGAGCTGGGAATTTCACTATAATTTTGCAGAtacgatttattttttatcactaACTTCAGTTTCATACCTAGGGAGCTCTCGCAGAGAGGTTTGGCATgccaaattttgaatttgaggtcTTCTCATTTCCGGAAGCTGAACATGGCAGGGAAATTCATGCAAATACATACTCTCAACCTTGATTTTAGTACTTCACTAACAAGCTTCCTGGAGGATTGTTTTACTTGCATGCCCAATCTAATTTGCCTCTCAATGTGTGAGACAAGAGTTGCAAATCTATGGACAACTATTTCAGCACTTTCTAAACTCTCTTGTTTGGTAGAACTTCGGTTTCAGAAGTGGCTATGCTGCAATGGCAGTGCCTCACCGTCAGCATCTTCAGGTGGAAATTTGGAGGACCAACCTGATGTTGGTCTGCCAATCAGCTGTACTGACATTGGAGAACAGTTGACTGATACTGAGGAAGAAACATATCTTAACCCAGGCACAGACGAGGAATTTGGgaatttgttttcattcaaTAATATAGCTATAAATCAACCAGTTCAAAGTATGATGGAGGATTCATCTGATGACAGTGAAGTAGATTTTTCAAGTAATTGGCGGGAATTTGATTATACGGATCTGTTGGCCAATTTATCTTCGGGTTGGAACAGGCAGGTCAATCTGCAAAATGAGGTAATCCACATGTGCACTTTCCTTAGGTACTGGTCTCTAGTAATTTCAGCTGGAGGAGGCAGATGCATCTCATCGCTTAAGAAAGTGGtgtctttttgttcattttcaaTTGATGGCATTCAGAACGAGTCATTTGAATTACAAATGAATTCCTATTTAGGAAGTCTAGCAAAGTATGATTGTTGTATCTTTTCACctgtaattctttttaatttttggcatTTCTCCTGGTCACATTTGACTGTAAAGGTTTCATGGATCatatatcttgtttttcttgtccttttctttttaaagggGAAAGGGTCTGGTCATTTATGCTTATATGTGCAGACTTCCTGCAGTGCATGATCCCACCTTCCTTTATAATGCTGGATTATTAAATGTCTACTATAGATTGAATTTATACTATTTTCTTGTGTCCATCCAACtctcttctttttaaaatcctcaataatcaaatttcaaatttactttGGTAGGTTTCATCTGGTGCATCACTGAATCAAAAAGAAGAGTCCCTTACTGGCTCGTTTGGGAGACATATTGCAGATGTTCCTTTGAAGTATACCCCTCGACATGCCTCACCAATATGCTTTGAGAAACATTATAGAGAGTACATGATAGCTTCATTACCCCATTTGAAAGTTTTGGACAACTTACCTGTCAGAAAGATTGACAGAGAAAGGGCTGCTGTTACATTTTCACAATACTTTGAGTACTTACCATACAATCGGAAGCATAAAGAGAGTGTTGTTAGTATCTTGCATAAGCgtgaaataaaagaaactcGTTCTCATATACagtcaaaaaatcaaaagctttCTTATTCTTATGGAAACTCACAATACTTTTATACCCGGTCTCTTTGTGCTGCCAAGGTGGGATCTTCTGCCTGGCCGTTCTTGCATTCACTTTCTGTATCAGGCTGTGATTTGGGTGATGGAAGTAGGAGCTTTCGCCCCAGACAATTTGAGTACCATCCGTCTCTTTCTAGTCTAATGGTGTTTGGAACTCTAGATGGTGAAGTTGTTGTGGTCAACCATGAGAATGGGAAAGTGGTTAGGTATGTTCCATCACTTGGTGCCATGAACAGTGTGTTGGGACTCTGCTGGCTCAAAAAGTATCCATCCAAGGTATCTCATACTGCATTGAGTGCGGTGAATATGTACAGTGTCTTATCATTCCGTGATGCTTATCGTTTGTAATTAGAAATAAGTTTGGTAATTGTATATGGCTAACTGGTTTCAGAAATGGTTAATAGTTAATTTAAAGCATTATCCATTTTGAAATGAAGTTAATTTGATCTGTACTTCTAGAGCATTCAGTTGAGTTTTTTGAGGTGATTTGCACAGTGTGATGTTCATGCATGTCAACTTAGGAACATCAAATTCTAAAACAATGTGCATGCGGCTTCACAAGACCAAACTACTTCTTAGAGATAGCAGTTTACCGTGATAATGAAATTACTTTTGGCAACATGATCATTTAATGTTCTCTATCTATCAACATTTTGTTAGCGCGTTTGATCATGTGCTTATCAAGTTCCTAATCATATGCCCCCTTCTGATTCTGTTTTGGTTCCTCTCCTTTTAAATGTCAGCTCATAGCAGGTTCAGATAATGGTTCGCTAAAATTGTATGACATTGAACACCTGCCCCCTACAGTTACAGGCATGTATTTAGGTGCTGGTTCAATCACCTTTGATGACTTTGACCAATTGACATCTGTTCACATTAACTCCACCGACGAACTATTTCTTGCAAGCGGATACTCAAAAAATGTTGCTTTGTATGACATCAGCTGTGGAAGGCGCATACAGGTGTTCACTGATATGCACAGAGAGCATATCAATGTTGTCAAGTTCTCAAACCATTCCCCATCAATTTTTGCAACTTCTTCATTTGATCAGGATGTCAAACTGTGGGACTTGAGACTGAAACCAATACGACCTTGCTACACTAATTCAAGCTCTAGAGGAAATGTGATGGTGTGCTTTTCTCCTGATGATCACTATCTTCTTGCATCTGCTGTTGATAATGAGgtattatttgaattaatttgctGCATTTTGAGTGGTCTCGATGCATTTCCATCGAGTTGAATGTTAAACTAGGGCCCCATCAATTGTTTTCCCTTGTGCAGAATCTACCCTTAATGAAACTGAGTGATGGCGtacatacaaattaaaatttttctccACAACGCCATTTGCTAAAGCCTCTCTTTCTTGTAATGCTAGCCCATGTTTTTTGGTGATCAACATTTGGGTTGAGCCCTAATTACCTGGGGATCTAATTAGTGCTTACTGCCTATGATGACATGACTTGTCTATTATACTATGTTTGATATAAGAGGagtagaatttatttattagggCGCAGATGTGATTCATCGGGGTTTCAAACTTATGGacatgtttcttttatttcaagcaATTCTAACAGCTAACTTCTTGGTGCTTAATTCATTCTCCTTTTGCATTTTGGGCTTGGTGACTAGCTAAATATTCATTTCCCCTCCAATTATAACTCGTGCAttgactttattattattattaattttttcttctgatATTTAATAGAATTCTGGTCACTCCTTTTAAGGAAATTAGTGGAGTCTTGAGATTAACAAGTAGAAATGTATCAGGTTCGACAACTTTTGGCTGTTGATGGAAGGCTTCACTTGAGTTTTGACATAGAGCCTACAAGAAGTTCACAGAATTACACCCGTTCCTACTACATGAATGGAAGGGATTATATTATAAGTGGGAGTTGTGATGAACATGTGGTCCGTGTTTGCTGTGCTCAAACTGGAAGGCGTCTGAGAGACATATCCTTGGAGGTACAtccatattttcatttaatgcTTTATATTAAACtcttaaatgttaaaaacagTTTTTGATTGGGATGTGGAAGCATATATAATGACAGAAATGCTATGGAGTTATTGATATCGGAGTGTACATGCCAAGGGAGGGTCGCATTTTCCTGGAACTTGTAAAATGAGCTTCTGTTGTTTTCTTGCAGGGGAAAGGCTCAGGGACTTCAATGTATGTGCAGTCTTTGAGGGGTGATCCTTTTAGGGTGAGTTTACTTTTGCTACTAATTCTTAACTTGATTTTGGTTATTGAATtgtagatttgatttttttcttttccatagcCCTTTCAGTTTTTGGATTTTAAGCAAAATATTGTTGTGGGAATTTTACCTCATTAAACAtctatgttcttttttatttagtattattttaCTTGTTGCTGAAACTTCTTTTTTAGCTGCCAATTTTTACTTTCTCTGCTTGGTCTCTCTACCCCACTCTTCTACTTGGCATATTGTTAATCTACTAAGCTGAGGCTTGTGCATTGTGGAATTATTAAGTGAAtctcaaatgtgttttttacgCCCTTGTACACAGGATTTCAACATGAGTATACTGGCAGCTCATATGCGTCCAAACTCGAAGTATGAAATTGTTAAGGTATGATCATTCCTTGTTCTTCATTCTTTGTAATTTGAAGTTTAATTTGTTGCCtgtttcccttttccttttaagattttataattttaaggtAAAATTTGCAGGTCAATTTGCTAGCATCTTGTGACAATGCCAAAGGATACTCTAAAAGCCAGGATTCCTGCCCTTCCAATAGCATGGGAGGTTgatgtgtgtgtatgtatatattttttttttccggcaCACAGAAAATGTACAcctttcatattctttccatgaTTGAAAATGTATATCTGTATCTTTTCTTAGCGTAAACAATTCTAGCATGAATAGTCGAGGTTATgatttttaacaaaagaaccCAACCCAAGGCACTATAgtgtttgtgattttgatttgaGCATTTGGGATCTCAGCATCTTAATTGTTTCttacacaaatataaaaaaaactggaagTATTTTGATGTTAGAAAATGGAGTAAACTAGAGCTCGGCTGCTTGCGGGCAGCCGAATAAGAAATTCTTTTCACCGCAGAAAAATAAATGTGTAAGCATAGTCAATGCATGTATTAttctactaaaataaaataagaattatatcagttaataaatgtaaaaaatagttGTCAAATTTATTCTAAGATTCAATCATAAAACTGGGAGAtgtagatttatttaatttttttactttattatatGACAATTGAATAGTGAATGATTTCTAATGAAAGGCCATCTTGGATATGTCTATTTAATTATACTAATTAataaacattaagaaaaaaatgaaggaccGTGGAAAAagcatttaataatattaaagaatttattacaaccttatttgaaaataaatttgaaaccGAAAAGCATTCAATGAAATAATATCCCaaatactattataattattattttaatggatcctatataaattcttttttaaaaaaactttcaccCTCACACGCCAAAAAAACTCTCTTACGGCAGCATAAAACCATTAATTTAACTGAAGGAATCCGGACAGCTCGACAATATAAAGATTTAGATAGAAGGATCATATTACTGATCTTGGGCTGACAAACAACTTAGTGACAAGGAATATTTGAAGCTTTTGCTCATCGTTCAATGAGCAAAGGCATCAACACAAGAGATGCTATGTATACACTGTACGTAGGATGGGAGCCAGCACATCAAGGAGAGTTTAGAtgctaaattttatattaaaacatttttaacataaagtatatatgcTCTACCATATAGCAAGACAAAAGTTACTTTCGATTGCAGTATTCCTTCACAATGCAATCCACTATTCATGATGAGGTGCCGAAAAGTACagtgaaattttcaatttttacatGCAAACTAAAACATCTACTACTTTACTATGATGAAAGTTACTGTGCAGCAAGACATGAATTAATGTGGATTGCACCGCTCCCTTGCACTGCAATCCACACTGTTCATCTTGGTATGAAAAAGTTTGATGTGATCATTGAAGTTTTCATGTTTTACATGTTTAATCCttgtggttttttatttcaaagtttaagtTCTCTTCACGTGTTCTATC
Coding sequences within it:
- the LOC118059137 gene encoding protein DWD HYPERSENSITIVE TO UV-B 1 isoform X2; translation: MATDIPTLEQMYIDSCKRRDILPNTEILSGFFKAEVKKSCNELCSLEIILDYLEDIDVPPLLDVCATIETSEIEAVDIRNGPSCSLNGECALSLMRAFNQKLRAVDLQDSPFGKDFLRELSQRGLACQILNLRSSHFRKLNMAGKFMQIHTLNLDFSTSLTSFLEDCFTCMPNLICLSMCETRVANLWTTISALSKLSCLVELRFQKWLCCNGSASPSASSGGNLEDQPDVGLPISCTDIGEQLTDTEEETYLNPGTDEEFGNLFSFNNIAINQPVQSMMEDSSDDSEVDFSSNWREFDYTDLLANLSSGWNRQVNLQNEVSSGASLNQKEESLTGSFGRHIADVPLKYTPRHASPICFEKHYREYMIASLPHLKVLDNLPVRKIDRERAAVTFSQYFEYLPYNRKHKESVVSILHKREIKETRSHIQSKNQKLSYSYGNSQYFYTRSLCAAKVGSSAWPFLHSLSVSGCDLGDGSRSFRPRQFEYHPSLSSLMVFGTLDGEVVVVNHENGKVVRYVPSLGAMNSVLGLCWLKKYPSKLIAGSDNGSLKLYDIEHLPPTVTGMYLGAGSITFDDFDQLTSVHINSTDELFLASGYSKNVALYDISCGRRIQVFTDMHREHINVVKFSNHSPSIFATSSFDQDVKLWDLRLKPIRPCYTNSSSRGNVMVCFSPDDHYLLASAVDNEVRQLLAVDGRLHLSFDIEPTRSSQNYTRSYYMNGRDYIISGSCDEHVVRVCCAQTGRRLRDISLEGKGSGTSMYVQSLRGDPFRDFNMSILAAHMRPNSKYEIVKVNLLASCDNAKGYSKSQDSCPSNSMGG
- the LOC118059137 gene encoding protein DWD HYPERSENSITIVE TO UV-B 1 isoform X1 — encoded protein: MATDIPTLEQMYIDSCKRRDILPNTEILSGFFKAEVKKSCNELCSLEIILDYLEDIDVPPLLDVCATIETSEIEAVDIRNGPSCSLNGECALSLMRAFNQKLRAVDLQDSPFGKDFLRFIPRELSQRGLACQILNLRSSHFRKLNMAGKFMQIHTLNLDFSTSLTSFLEDCFTCMPNLICLSMCETRVANLWTTISALSKLSCLVELRFQKWLCCNGSASPSASSGGNLEDQPDVGLPISCTDIGEQLTDTEEETYLNPGTDEEFGNLFSFNNIAINQPVQSMMEDSSDDSEVDFSSNWREFDYTDLLANLSSGWNRQVNLQNEVSSGASLNQKEESLTGSFGRHIADVPLKYTPRHASPICFEKHYREYMIASLPHLKVLDNLPVRKIDRERAAVTFSQYFEYLPYNRKHKESVVSILHKREIKETRSHIQSKNQKLSYSYGNSQYFYTRSLCAAKVGSSAWPFLHSLSVSGCDLGDGSRSFRPRQFEYHPSLSSLMVFGTLDGEVVVVNHENGKVVRYVPSLGAMNSVLGLCWLKKYPSKLIAGSDNGSLKLYDIEHLPPTVTGMYLGAGSITFDDFDQLTSVHINSTDELFLASGYSKNVALYDISCGRRIQVFTDMHREHINVVKFSNHSPSIFATSSFDQDVKLWDLRLKPIRPCYTNSSSRGNVMVCFSPDDHYLLASAVDNEVRQLLAVDGRLHLSFDIEPTRSSQNYTRSYYMNGRDYIISGSCDEHVVRVCCAQTGRRLRDISLEGKGSGTSMYVQSLRGDPFRDFNMSILAAHMRPNSKYEIVKVNLLASCDNAKGYSKSQDSCPSNSMGG
- the LOC118059137 gene encoding protein DWD HYPERSENSITIVE TO UV-B 1 isoform X3, with amino-acid sequence MRAFNQKLRAVDLQDSPFGKDFLRFIPRELSQRGLACQILNLRSSHFRKLNMAGKFMQIHTLNLDFSTSLTSFLEDCFTCMPNLICLSMCETRVANLWTTISALSKLSCLVELRFQKWLCCNGSASPSASSGGNLEDQPDVGLPISCTDIGEQLTDTEEETYLNPGTDEEFGNLFSFNNIAINQPVQSMMEDSSDDSEVDFSSNWREFDYTDLLANLSSGWNRQVNLQNEVSSGASLNQKEESLTGSFGRHIADVPLKYTPRHASPICFEKHYREYMIASLPHLKVLDNLPVRKIDRERAAVTFSQYFEYLPYNRKHKESVVSILHKREIKETRSHIQSKNQKLSYSYGNSQYFYTRSLCAAKVGSSAWPFLHSLSVSGCDLGDGSRSFRPRQFEYHPSLSSLMVFGTLDGEVVVVNHENGKVVRYVPSLGAMNSVLGLCWLKKYPSKLIAGSDNGSLKLYDIEHLPPTVTGMYLGAGSITFDDFDQLTSVHINSTDELFLASGYSKNVALYDISCGRRIQVFTDMHREHINVVKFSNHSPSIFATSSFDQDVKLWDLRLKPIRPCYTNSSSRGNVMVCFSPDDHYLLASAVDNEVRQLLAVDGRLHLSFDIEPTRSSQNYTRSYYMNGRDYIISGSCDEHVVRVCCAQTGRRLRDISLEGKGSGTSMYVQSLRGDPFRDFNMSILAAHMRPNSKYEIVKVNLLASCDNAKGYSKSQDSCPSNSMGG